The sequence below is a genomic window from Dyadobacter chenwenxiniae.
GGCGGGCTCATGATAAATCCTGGGGTAGGTCTTCGAATGGGCAAACCGGGCGGTACGGCAGTTACTTTCACAATGAGTTATAAAAGACAGGAAGCGCACATTACGAAAGTCCCGCTATGGAATCAGGTGGAACGTTGGGAAGATAGGGTTTATAACCGGCTTGCATTAAGATTAGGAATCAGCTTTTAAGGCCATGAAGCATACCATTTCATTTATTTCGTTCCTGATGCTGTTAGGATTAACGGCATTTCAATGTTCCGATTCGAATGCAGACGGCGAACAACGGGTCTGCTGCGCAATGCTGCCCTGCAGCGACGTGGCCTCCCTCAGCGGCACATGGCGGCTGGCTGGTTACCAGAACAACATCAGTGGAATAATGGACAATGATCCTGATACCGAAGGCAGAGGGGTTGTTTTCACATTTACGGATTCAGGCAAAGAAGGCAAAATCACCGGGCACACAGTTGCCAATGAAATTGAGGGAGCTTACACAATCTCATCAGCATGCGAATTGACAATAGAAACATTCGGTGGAACAAAAGTGGGTGAACCGGGATGGAGCGGCAAAGCCTGGCTCGTGTCGGGAGCCACAGGAAGTTATAAGCGGAATGGCAATCAGCTGATTCTGGGTTTTCAGAACGGTGCATATCGCATGATCTTCAAGAAGCAATAACCTTATTTTGTTCGCCAAAAGCCTCAATTTCTTTAAGAAACATCGCTTCTCCACGGTGATACCAGGAGCGGAATTTTTGAGATTGGTCAATATGTTTTGGCAAATAGTCAAGGATTATCGACAGATCGAAAGTTTTTGAAGTAACCCCCGCACCGGAGATTACGCCGTCCATGGCATTGCATTCTTGCTCAAAATGATTGGGAACAGGCACCATCATAACGGGTTTACCCAGATACATGGCCTCACAAACCGATTCAAAACCTGCCGTAGTAACAAGTGCAGTGCAGCTGGCAAGCATCTGCATGTATTTTTCACTGTGGATGCGATGAAAAGTTAGTGTTTCATCAAAAACAAACTCGTCGGAAACCTCCGTTTTATCCCAGAAACAATGCAGCCGAACCTCCGGATGAGCGAGATGCCATTCGATGATTTGCTTGCTGAGGCTGTGGTGCGTCATGTAAACCAGAAAGAAATCCTCGCTAACAGCCTTCATATTGACAACCTCACGTCGCAGCAATGGTGGAACGACGGTTATTTTGAGATCATTTCGGGACTCGATTTCCCGGAACGACAATGCCAGGCGCTTCGCAGAATGCCAAGAAGTAAATTTGGAGTTTAAGTTGATAATCAGCTGGTTTATCTTACTGTTCTTAGGGAAAATGAACCATGGGTGGAGCAGAAGATATTGATGCGCAATGCAAACCATCGGAATTTTGGAACGATACAGCACATTATATATGCCGCTGAATGTTTCGTAAAAACTAATGATCAAATCCGGCTGAATGTCTTCAATGGTCTTATTTATCAGACGCAATCCAGCTAAATATTCAGCGTGGTTTTTGAATAAATTATATACTGTAGCTTTCAGATTGATTCCCGCGACCTTGCTATTGTAAACAATGTTGGGTGCAGAAAAATGAAAAACCGGTGCTGATATTTGTTCTTCAAAAAAAACCGGAATAACTCGTCCTGGCGAAACACCCACCATTGCTGCCGCTATTTCATGGCCCGCATTCCGTAAAATCTGGCTCATAGAAATGGCCTGGGTTAGGTGCCCGCGCCCTTCTCCCTGAACAAGAAAGAGGATTTTCATAGGAATTGCTGGTTTTTCCCGGGGAGCAAGCTTGAAAATGCAACCTGCTTTTGAATGCTGCCGGGAAAGTCTTCAATGATCGCCTTAGGAGCCGCTTTTTTCGAAAACCCTTTCTCCTGAACCGTGTGCTGGTCGTAATAAAGCAAACTCCAGTTTCCTTCGAAATCTTCAACCAACGCGCTCAATGTTTCCACCCAATCGCCGGAATTCATGTACATGATGCCGTCTATTTCCCGGATGGCTGGGTGGTGAATATGCCCGCAGATCACGCCATCGCAATTTCTGGAACGGGCCAGCTCGGTAAGCTTTTCTTCGAAGTCGGTCATGTAATTAACAGCCATTTTCACAGACTGCTTAATGCGCTGTGAAAGCGAATAATACGACAATCCGCGCCATGCCCGATATTTGTTGTACAGCTTATTAACCCACAAAAGGAAAGTGTAACCCATATCACCGAGGTAAGCGAGCCATTTCAAATGGGTTGTGATGGAGTCAAAAACGTCGCCGTGTGTAATGTAATATCGTTGAGAACCTGAGGTGAGAATGTAGTCTTTTCGAATCTGAAAGTGCTTTCCAAGCCTTAGGGGAATGATTTGATCCAGAAAATCATCGTGATTGCCGCGGATGTAGATCACTTTGGTTTTGTTTTCCTCGATCATTTTCAAAACCCGTTTGAAAAACATCGTATGCTTCCGTTTCCAGACCCCGTATTTTTTCAACTGCCAGGCGTCGATAATGTCGCCGTTCAGGATAAGCTTTTTGCAGGAATAGCTTTTCAAAAAATTTGTAACTTCTTCTGCCTTCGAACCACCTGCCCCGAGGTGTAAGTCAGAAATGATGATTGTTCGAAAGTGAGTTGTTTCTCCCATATTACAAATATTCTCATTTAACATTACCTGGATGTTACTGGCAGGTTATCAGATGGTTAAGAATATGAGTTAAAATACTTGAAATGCGCTTGTAGAAGTAGTTAAGCGTTATTTGCGGTTACTTATGGAAATCAAAAGAATACTTTTTTTATATTTGTTTGAACAATTTTATACTTCATGAGGCGACTTTTCTTTCTGTTTTACATTTGCAGCGCAACCGTTTTTGGTCAAAAAATACATTTGCCACACGAAGTTGAGAAAGCCGCTGAACCGGCTGGCGGCCACACGCATATTGGACAGTTTATTGCTTCCAATGTTCAGATCCCGTTTTTGAGTTCTATAAAAGGGATTAATGGCCGGGTTTATGTAAAAGGAGTCGTGGAGCCGGACGGGAGCATGTCACAGCTTGAAGTTACCCGTGGCCTGGATTCTCTGATCAATAAAGAGGCCATCCGTATTCTCAGCCTGTACAAAGCCTGGAAGCCAGCGGAGTGGAAGGGCGAAAAAGTACGGCAATCGATAGTGTATCCTATTGCTTTCAAAACGCCCGCTCTTGCCAATTTTGATAGCGCGCGATTTGCTCTGGTTAACTATTTTGATAGCCAGTATATGCCTGAGAAAGATCCTAAGAGATACGAATTCAGAAGCATTATGCCCGTTAATGAGCAGGGTTATATCAATCAGGATGTGATTTATGAACAATTAAAAGGATCGAAATGGAAGGAAGTCGGCCGGGTGCCTTTTAAGAAGAAAGAGATTTGGCATCACATGGATATTCTTGAAAGTGGAGCCGATTCTGTAAAAGCTTATCTAGTGTATGCCAGGGATGATAATGAGGCAAGTCATTCGTCGGAAGCAATATTCCAGATGA
It includes:
- a CDS encoding META domain-containing protein, with protein sequence MKHTISFISFLMLLGLTAFQCSDSNADGEQRVCCAMLPCSDVASLSGTWRLAGYQNNISGIMDNDPDTEGRGVVFTFTDSGKEGKITGHTVANEIEGAYTISSACELTIETFGGTKVGEPGWSGKAWLVSGATGSYKRNGNQLILGFQNGAYRMIFKKQ
- a CDS encoding glycosyltransferase family protein — translated: MKILFLVQGEGRGHLTQAISMSQILRNAGHEIAAAMVGVSPGRVIPVFFEEQISAPVFHFSAPNIVYNSKVAGINLKATVYNLFKNHAEYLAGLRLINKTIEDIQPDLIISFYETFSGIYNVLYRSKIPMVCIAHQYLLLHPWFIFPKNSKINQLIINLNSKFTSWHSAKRLALSFREIESRNDLKITVVPPLLRREVVNMKAVSEDFFLVYMTHHSLSKQIIEWHLAHPEVRLHCFWDKTEVSDEFVFDETLTFHRIHSEKYMQMLASCTALVTTAGFESVCEAMYLGKPVMMVPVPNHFEQECNAMDGVISGAGVTSKTFDLSIILDYLPKHIDQSQKFRSWYHRGEAMFLKEIEAFGEQNKVIAS
- a CDS encoding UDP-2,3-diacylglucosamine diphosphatase; its protein translation is MGETTHFRTIIISDLHLGAGGSKAEEVTNFLKSYSCKKLILNGDIIDAWQLKKYGVWKRKHTMFFKRVLKMIEENKTKVIYIRGNHDDFLDQIIPLRLGKHFQIRKDYILTSGSQRYYITHGDVFDSITTHLKWLAYLGDMGYTFLLWVNKLYNKYRAWRGLSYYSLSQRIKQSVKMAVNYMTDFEEKLTELARSRNCDGVICGHIHHPAIREIDGIMYMNSGDWVETLSALVEDFEGNWSLLYYDQHTVQEKGFSKKAAPKAIIEDFPGSIQKQVAFSSLLPGKNQQFL